CGATCATGATGCCCTTGCCGATGCGGGCGGCGGGGTGAATATCGACGCCGAACACTTCGGAGGCGCGCATCTGGAAAAAGCGCGCAAGATCACGGCGGCCCGTCGTCCAGAGCCAATGGGCGATGCGATAGGCCTGGATTGCCTGAAAGCCCTTGAAGAAGAGGAGCGGCAAGAGGAACCGGTCGCAGGCCGGATCGCGGTCATTGACGGCCACGATATCGGCGCGGGCGGCAAGGCCGATGGACGGGTCAGACGCCAAAGCCTTGTCGCAAATCTCGCGCAGGATCTGTTCGGGCATCTCGTTGGAGGTGAGTTTGAGGGAAATGCGATAGGCAAGCGCTGATTCGAAGGTGCCGTGATGCAGCACGCTGGAATGGATCAGCCCGCCCAAGAGCGGCTCATCGGCGATGGCGGCCTTGGCCTCTTGGGCGATCTGCCCCCAGACCGGATCGAGTTCGGCCAGCTTTCGTCTTGTATGTGCCATGGGCTATGCTCCTCTGGGTCGTGGGAAGTATAGCAGATAGGCAGGGCGGGTAAAATGCAAAGGGGTGCGGGGAGGTATCACCAAAATGAATGAGACGCAGGCTTGGGCCGGAGGGGGCCGGGTTCTGGTGCTGGGCGGCACCGGCACGATTGGCCGGGCTGCGGTTGCGGCGCTGGTGGCGCGGGGGCATGAGGTGGTCTGTGCCCTGCGACCGGGGGCGAAGGCGGCGGGGTTGCCCGCCGGGGTCACGCTGTGGCGGGGGGAGATTTCGGACCTCGCCCGCGAGGGATTTCACGGTGCCAAGTTCAGAGCGTTGGCGTCTTGCATGGCGTCGCGCAGCGGCTTGCCCGCCGATGCCTGGGCGGTGGATCACGATGCGCATCTTGTGGCGCTCGAGGCGGCGCAGGCGGCGGGGGTGCAGCATATGGTGCTACTGTCGGCGATTTGTGTGCAAAAGCCGATGCTGGCGTTTCAGGCGGCCAAGCTGGCCTTTGAGGCGCGGCTCATCGCCTCTGGCCTACGTTATTCGATCGTGCGGCCCACGGCCTATTTCAAATCGCTGTCGGGGCAGATTGCGCGCGTGCAGGCGGGCAAGCCTTTTTTGGTGTTCGGGGATGGGCAGTTGACGGCGTGCAAGCCGATCAGTGATCGGGATCTGGGCGACTATCTGGCGGGCTGTCTGGACGTGCCGGACCGCTGGAACAAGGTGTTGCCGATTGGAGGGCCCGGCCCTGCGATCACCCCGCGCGATCAGGCCGACTGGCTGTTCAAGCGGTTGGGAAAACCGGTGAGTCTGCGGCAGGTGCCGGTGGGCATGATGGATGCGATCATCGGCGGGCTGTCCTTGGGCGGGCGCGTGCTGCCACGGTTGCGGGCCAAGGCGGAACTGGCGCGGATCGGGCGCTATTACGCTACCGAATCGATGCTGGTCTGGGATGCGGCAGCGGGGGCCTATGACGCCGAGGCCACGCCCGAAACCGGGCAGGACAGGCTGTTCGATTACTATGAAGAGGTGATCTCGGGCCGCGCGCGGGTGGATTTGGGGGCGCATGCGGTGTTTTAGAGGTCGGCTTATACGACAAAACCTCTGCAGTTATCCTAGTGGTAGGCTTGCCCCCATGCACACCGCGCGGCACCTTCGGTGCCATGCGCGCGGGGGATTGGGGCCAATGACGGCGCAACCTAATCCCCCGCTTGCTGCGGAGTGTCCTCTATTTACGCACCCTCATCCGCCGGGCTTGCGTTGAGCAGGCCGTAGCGTTCGGCCCCCAACTGGTCATAGAGGTCGATCTGGGTTTCGAGAAAGTCGATATGGCCCTCTTCATCTGTGATCAGCTCTTCAAAGAGGTTTTTGGACACGTAATCCGCCACGCTTTCGCAATGGCCGCGCGCCTCGATATAGAGGGTGCGGGCGTCGTGTTCGGCGGCAAGATCTGCCTCGAGCGTTTCGCGCAGGTTTTGCCCGATACGCAGCGAGTCGAGTTTTTGCAGGTTGGGATGCCCCCCCAAAAAGATGATCCGTTCGATCAGCTTGTCGGCGTGCTGCATCTCTTCGATGCTTTCGGCGCGGGATTTGGCGGCGATACGGCCATAGCCCCAATCCTCTTGCAGCCGGTAGTGGAGCCAATACTGACTGACAGCGGTCAGTTCACTCCGCAGAGCCTGATTGAGATAGTCGATGACCTTGGCGTCGCCCTTCATGTGGTTCTCCCTGTGTGGATGCGCGGCGGAGGCCGCGCAGGTGCATGGGTATGCTCAGGCTATCGGCCTGACGCATGGTGTCAACAAAGAGCGGCAAACATCCGCCGCAATCGGCGCGCTTTCCCAGCGCGCGGTAGATCTTGCCGGGGGTGATCAGCGTCTCGGCATCCGCCGCGCGCATCCAGTCCATCGCGCGGTGAATGTCGGCGTCGGTGATGGCCATGCAATGACAGATGATCATCGGTTCAGTCCCTTTTACGGCTAGTGACGTGTTGCGCTGGCAGGTTCGGGGATGCGCGACTGCGGTGCGCGCAGCGCTGCGCGGTGCAGGCAGAGGCCCAAGCGCGCCGCCGCATCCGTGAGAGGCAGGATGGCGCGCGGTTGCACCAGAATACTGGCCAGAAGAAGCGCATCTTCGCGGTCGCCCAAGGCCGCCTCTTGGACAAAGCGGGCAAAGGCGGCCTCGTCCAGCCCGACACAGGTGCAGTTGGGCGCATGACAGCGCAGCGGGCGGCGGATATGCGGGCCCAACACCTCGGTCAGGTCCTGCAACGCCTCGAACGCGGCGAGCGCCATCGGTTCGGCCATGCGATCACACAGGAGCGCATGGGCGCGCAGCGCGCCGCCCGCGTTCCAGGCGCGCAGCGCGGCCACGGTCAGACCGTTCAGCCCGTCCAACTGTGCCATCTGGTCCACCGGCATCTGGCCGGTCAGGTCGCGCGCGTGTTTCATTTGGTCAGGATCAGTTTGCCCGCGCGGGTGATGCGCAGGGTGTAGATTTGCCCGTCGAGCACGATAAGCGCGGTATTGGCACCATTGGTGAGGGCGCGCGCATCGTGGCAGGGGGCCTCGGCCACCAAAGCGGGATCGGATTTGGTCTGAGCGCGGATCATGCGAAGGCCCTCGCCGGGCTGGTATGAAGAAGTGACATGGTGTTTCGGTCCTTTGTTACAGGGTGGCCGGGCTGACCGCAGGACCGGGCTGGCTTGGCCCCTCTTTTCTGACTTAAACAATCAGGTATGTCAATTCCGATTCTTTTCGTAGGCTTTAATCATGCGCCGCGTGCCCGGTTGGCCCCCCGCGCTTGGGCTGCAAGATCAAAAGCATAGCTTGAAATTCCCGGCGGGCGGCGTAACTATCGGCGGCGATGCGATGGACCGGGAAATGATCAAGTTCACCCTCAGATGCGCGGATAAGCACGAGTTCGACAGTTGGTTTCAATCCGCTGCCGCCTTTGACAAGCTGCAGGGAGCGGGCATGGTGACATGCGCCGTATGTGGCGGCACTGAGGTGCAAAAGGCGTTGATGGCCCCCAGCCTGCATACTGCGCCCGACAAGGTGCCTGCCCCGGCCCCAACCCCAGAAGAACAGGCGCTGGCGCAGCTCAAACGGCAGATCGAACAGAATTCAGAATATGTTGGCCTTAATTTCGCGCGGGAGGCGCGCGAGATGCATGATGGGCTGGCCCCGGAACGCGCCATTTATGGCGAGGCGAAACCCGAAGAGGCGCGCAAGCTGATCGAGGATGGCGTGCCTGTGGCCCCCCTGCCCTTTGTGCCGCGCCGCAAATCCAACTGACCGAAAGGCCCCGTCATGCATATCCTCATCACCGGTGCCAATCGTGGCATCGGGCGCGCCCTCGCCGATCATTACCGCCAAGCGGGCCATGAGGTGACTGCCACGGCGCGCAGACCGTCGGAGGGGGAGTTGGCGCTGGATGTGACCGATCCCGCCTCTTGTGCGGCACTTGCCGCGCGGCTGGGCGGTCGGGCGGTGGACCTTTTGATCTGCAATGCGGGCGTATACCTCGACAAGGGGCAGGCATTGGCAGAGGGCTATGCGGCGCAGATGTGGGCCGACACCTTTGCCACCAATGTAACGGGCGTGTTTCTGACCGTGCAGGCGTTTCTGCCGCATCTGCGGGCGGGCAAGGGCGCGAAAATCGCGATCATTTCCAGCCAGATGGCCAGCCACACCCGCGCGCCGGGGGGCAGCTATATCTATCGGGCGTCCAAGGCGGCGGCGCTCAATCTCGGGCGCAATCTGGCCAGTGACCTTGCGGGCGATGGCATTGCCGTGGGCATCTATCACCCCGGTTGGGTGCGCACCGAGATGGGCGGCGATTCGGCGGAGATTTCGGTAGAAGAGGCCACGTCCGGGCTTGTGGCACGGTTCGCGGCGCTGGATTTGGCATCAACGGGGTGTTTTCAAACCTGGGACGGGCGCGACCACCCCTATTGAAGCGTCAGGCGGCAAAGACCGTCGTCATATCGGCAAAGCCCTTGAGTTCCACCGGATTGCCCGAAGGATCACGGAAGAACATCGTCCATTGCTCGCCCGGCTGCCCCTCGAACCGGACCGAGGGGGGGAGGACGAAATCGACCGCCGCCGCCGTTAACCGCTCGGCCACACCGCGCCAGATGTCGAGCGGCAGCACCACGCCGAAATGCGGCATCGGCACCATGTGATCGCCGACCTTGCCGGTGGCTTGTGTGGCAAAGGGCGTGCCCAGATGCAGGCTGAGTTGATGGCCGAAGAAATCGAAATCGACCCATGTCTCGGTGGAGCGCCCTTCGATGCCGCCCAAGAGCCCGCCGTAAAAGGCGCGCGCCTCACCCAGATCGGTTACATTGATTGCCAGATGAAAGGGATGTGCCATATCATGTCTCCTCATGCCCGTTGCATGGCACCTAGCGATGCCTTAACCGGGTTTGCAAGGTATATGACGCGGGAGGACGCTGAAATGACATACGGATTCGACACGTTGCAGGTACATGCGGGCGCGCGGCCCGATCCGGCCACAGGCGCGCGGCAGGTGCCGATTTACCAGACCACGGCCTATGTGTTTCGCGATGCCGATCACGCGGCGGCGCTGTTTAACCTGCAAGAGGTGGGGTATATCTATTCGCGCCTGACCAATCCCACGGTCGCCGCGCTGCAAGAGCGGGTGGCCACGCTAGAGGGGGGCGCGGGCGCAGTCTGTTGTTCTTCGGGCCACGCGGCGCAGATCATGGCGCTGTTTCCGCTGATGGGTCCGGGGTTGAATGTGGTGGTCTCGACGCGGCTTTATGGCGGCTCGATCACGCAATTCAGCCAGACGATCAAGCGGTTTGGCTGGTCGGCCAAGTTTGTTGATTTCGACGATCTGGGGGCCATTGAGGCCGCGATTGACGACAATACCCGCGCGGTGTTCTGCGAATCCATTGCCAATCCGGGCGGCTATATCACCGATCTCGATGCGGTGGCGGCGGTGGCCGACAAGGCGGGTCTGCCGCTTATTGTCGATAACACCTCGGCCACGCCGTATCTCTGCCGTCCGATCGAACATGGGGCGACATTGGTCGTGCATTCGATGACCAAGTTCCTGACCGGCAATGGCACGGTCACGGGCGGTGTGGTGGTTGATTCGGGCAATTTCAATTGGTCCGCGTCGGACAAGTTCCCGTCCCTTTCGGCCCCGGAACCCGCCTATCACGGGCTCAAGTTCCACGAGACCTTTGGCCCCTTGGCGTTCACCTTTCACGGCATTGCCATCGGGCTGCGCGATCTGGGCATGACGCTCAATCCGCAGGCGGCGCATTACACGCTGATGGGGATCGAAACGCTGTCCTTGCGCATGGCGCGGCATGTCGAGAACGCGGAAAAGGTGGCGGCCTGGCTGGAAGGGCATCCGGCGGTTGAGGCTGTGACCTATGCGGGTCTCAAATCTTCGCCCTGGCATGACAGGGTGGCGCGGATTTGCCCCAAGGGGGCGGGCGGGCTGTTCACCGTGGCGCTCAAGGGGGGCTATGGTGCCTGTCTCAAGCTGGTGGATAGCCTTAACCTCTTTAGCCATGTTGCCAATCTGGGTGATACACGGTCGTTGATCATTCATTCCGCCTCGACCACGCATCGGCAGCTTACGCCCGAGCAACAGACCGCCGCCGGGGCCGCGCCCAATGTGGTGCGGATTTCCATCGGAATCGAGGATGCCAAAGACATCATCGCCGATCTGGAGCAGGCGCTGGCCAAGGCGAGTGCATAATCGGCCTTGCGCCGGGGCTCGACCGGATGGTTGGCCTCGGCGCGAAGCTGCTGTAGGATGGGGGGATCGAGAACAAGGACTCCCGCCGATGTCGGACGAGTGTTAAAGCGTTCCCCATGAAACCGAATTTTGCCCTGTCCCTTTCGTTTGAAGGCATCGGCCTTTTGCACCGCGCGGGCAGCGCGGGCTGGCATCTTGTCGGCGATGTGCCGCTTGATGCGGAGGATTTGGCGGGGGAACTGGCGGCGCTTAGGGCCAAGGCGGCGCTGCTTGACCCGTCGGGATTGTCCACCAAGCTGATCATTCCGGACGAGCAGATCAAATACATGGATCTGCCCGCCACAAGCGCGCCCGACGGGGATTATGACCGGGCCGCCGCCGAAGCCTTGGAAGGGGCGACGCCCTATCACATTGATGATCTGGTCTATGACTGGAGCGTGGAGGACGGGCGGCTTTATATCGCCGCCGTGGCAAGCGAGACCTTGGACGAGGCTGAGGCCTTTGCCGCTGAGCATCGGTTCAACCCGGTGAGCTTTGTCGCGCGGCCGCAATCAGATCGCTTTGCGGGCGAGCCGTTCTTTGGAGCGGCGGCGCAGGCGCGGGGCGTGGACCGCGACGAAGCGCCGGTGCGTATTCTGGGCAGCGCGCGCCTGCCCGAGGCACCACCGCCGGTGGAGAGCGTGGCCAGTGCCGCGCCAGTCATCGCGCCTGCGGCGGACGCGGCTGCGGCCACACCCAAGGCCCCGAACACCGCTCCCGTGCCTGCCCCTGCTCCTGCCCCTGCGCCGCCCGCGGCCCCGGACAAGCCCGCGGCCCCTGCGCTCAAGGCTGAACCGGACCTGCCGGCGCTGTCGTTTTCCAGCGTCCGGGCCGAGCGGGGAGCGCCGATTGCCGGGGCACCCAAGCTGGAAGGTGCCGCGCGGATCACACCGCTGCCTGATACCGCCCCTGCCCCAGAGTTGCCGCGACCGGGCGCTGCGCCGCTTTTGACCGGCGGGGCCAATCCGGCGCTGACCGATCTGGCCGCCGCAAGCCTTGCGCCCGAAGCGGCAAAGGGAGCGGGCCTGGCCGGGCTGCTTGCGCGCCGGGACAAGACGACGGCCCCTGAGCGGGTTGTGGCCAAGCCTGCGGATGAGGCGGAGCGTCTGACGGTGTTTGGCGCACGCAGCCAGCCCACAGCACGTGGCAAGCCCCGGTTTCTGGGGCTGATCCTGACCGCGCTTTTGCTGCTCTTACTGGTGGGCGTGGCGGCGTGGTCGACGATCTTTGGCGGAAGCGATCCGGCAGAGATTTCGGTTGAGAGCGCGCCTGAAATCGCGCTGACGCCACCGATTGAGGCGGAGCCGGAAATCGCCGTTGGGGTTGAAGCAGAGACCGTACCGGAGATTATCCCCCCCGAAGCAGAGGCAGAGCCAGAGGCAGTTGCGACCACGCCACCGCCCCCCGAAGACTTGACGCCGGATGAGATGATGGCGCGCTATGCCGCCACGGGCATCTGGCCATTGGCCCCCGAGCCGCCCGCGCAGGCGGATACTACCGATCTGGATGAGTTTTACCTGACCTCGATTGACGAGGCCGTAAACTTTCAGGATGCCGTGGCCCTTCCCCCGGCGTCTGAGACCGTGCTTGACCGTCGCCCCGAGACCCCGGCCGCGCCCGCGCCGCCGGGCACGCAATTCACACGTGATGCACGCGGCTTTGTGCAGGCCACGCCAGAGGGTGCGCTGACGCCTGACGGTATCTTGGTGCGGGCCGGGCCGCCGCCGGTGCGCCCCCCCGAGACCCCTACCCGCGCGCTGCCGGTTCCCGGATTGGAGCAAAGCGCCGAGACCGCCGCCGAGGCGGCGCGACTGGGCGGTATCCGCCCCCGCACCCGCCCCGAGAACCTGATCGAGCAGCAAGAGCGCGGGGCGCTCTCGGGTCTTACACGGTCCGAGCTTGCGTCGCTGCGTCCGCGCCTGCGCCCGCAAGCGGTGATCGAGGCAGCGGCGGCGGCGGCGACCCCGCCGCCCGCCCCAGAGGTGCAGCCCGCCGATATCAGCTCCGCCTCGCTGGCCGCCGCGCTGATCGAGGCCAATCGCGGCTCTGTCGCCGAGAGCCTGCCGCAGGCTGTTGGCACGTCGATCAAGCCCAAGGTGCGGCCACAAGAGCTAGAGCAGGCCGCGCGCGCGCCGCAGCCGGACCGGGCGACGCCGGGCGAGGATGAGGAACCCGAAATCCAGACCGCCGCTGCCGCGCGGGTGGCCCCCAATATTCCCACAACCGCCTCGGTTGCGCGATCGGCCACCGAGGCCAATGCCATCAACCTGCGCAACGTCAATCTGATCGGCGTCTACGGCAGCCCGCAAAGCCGCCGCGCGCTGGTGCGGCTGGCGAATGGTCGGTATCAAAAGGTGCAGGTGGGCGACCGGCTGGATGGGGGGCAGGTTTCAGCCATTGGTGATTCCGAGTTGCGCTATAACAAACGCGGGCGCGACGTGGTGCTGCGCATGCCGAAGGGGTAGGATAATGACCTACGCCCTTATTCGCTGATGGACGGGTTCCTGTTTCAGGCCACGGTTTACCTTGCCGCCACTGTGATCGCCGTGCCGATTGCGGCGCGGTTGGGATTTGGATCGGTGCTGGGCTATCTGGCTGCGGGCATTCTGATCGGGCCGGTTTTCGGGCTGGTGGGCGGGCATGAGACCGCAGAATTGCAGCATGTCGCCGAGTTTGGCGTGGTGATGATGCTGTTTCTCATTGGGCTGGAACTGGAACCCCGCGCGCTTTGGAATATGCGGCACCGCTTGCTGGGTCTGGGCGGATTGCAGATCACCGTGACAACGCTGACGGTGATGGTGGCGGGGCTTTACCTTTTGGGGATGGGATGGAGCGTGGCCTTGGCGGTGGGGTTGATCTTTGCGCTCTCCTCCACGGCCATCGTTTTACAAACCCTGTCGGAAAAGGGGTTGATGCAGACGCAGGGCGGACGATCAGCCTTTTCCGTTCTGCTGACGCAGGATATTGCCGTTATCCCGATGCTGGCGTTTTTGCCGCTTTTGGCCCTGCCCAAGACGCCCGAGATGATCATGGGCGAGCTTTTGTCGCGCGGCGCGCCTGAGGCGGGGCATGGCGCGAGCGGGCCGCATGAGGCGGCGCAAAGCTTCATCGCCTCTTTGCCCGGTTGGGGGGCGACACTGGTCACGATTGCGGCGGTGGCGTCGATTGTGCTGGCGGGGGTTTACCTGACCCGGCCGGTATTCCGCTTTATCCATGGCGCGCGGCTGCGCGAGATGTTCACGGCGATTGCCCTGTTGATCGTGGTGGGGATTTCATTCCTGATGACGCTGGTTGGCCTCTCGCCTGCGTTGGGGGCGTTTCTGGCCGGTGTCGTGCTGGCCAATAGCGAATTCCGACATGAGTTGGAGAGCGATCTTGCCCCCTTCAA
The nucleotide sequence above comes from Roseovarius mucosus. Encoded proteins:
- a CDS encoding DUF1178 family protein — translated: MIKFTLRCADKHEFDSWFQSAAAFDKLQGAGMVTCAVCGGTEVQKALMAPSLHTAPDKVPAPAPTPEEQALAQLKRQIEQNSEYVGLNFAREAREMHDGLAPERAIYGEAKPEEARKLIEDGVPVAPLPFVPRRKSN
- a CDS encoding SDR family oxidoreductase: MHILITGANRGIGRALADHYRQAGHEVTATARRPSEGELALDVTDPASCAALAARLGGRAVDLLICNAGVYLDKGQALAEGYAAQMWADTFATNVTGVFLTVQAFLPHLRAGKGAKIAIISSQMASHTRAPGGSYIYRASKAAALNLGRNLASDLAGDGIAVGIYHPGWVRTEMGGDSAEISVEEATSGLVARFAALDLASTGCFQTWDGRDHPY
- a CDS encoding (2Fe-2S)-binding protein translates to MIICHCMAITDADIHRAMDWMRAADAETLITPGKIYRALGKRADCGGCLPLFVDTMRQADSLSIPMHLRGLRRASTQGEPHEGRRQGHRLSQSGSAE
- a CDS encoding NAD(P)H-binding protein — encoded protein: MNETQAWAGGGRVLVLGGTGTIGRAAVAALVARGHEVVCALRPGAKAAGLPAGVTLWRGEISDLAREGFHGAKFRALASCMASRSGLPADAWAVDHDAHLVALEAAQAAGVQHMVLLSAICVQKPMLAFQAAKLAFEARLIASGLRYSIVRPTAYFKSLSGQIARVQAGKPFLVFGDGQLTACKPISDRDLGDYLAGCLDVPDRWNKVLPIGGPGPAITPRDQADWLFKRLGKPVSLRQVPVGMMDAIIGGLSLGGRVLPRLRAKAELARIGRYYATESMLVWDAAAGAYDAEATPETGQDRLFDYYEEVISGRARVDLGAHAVF
- the cysE gene encoding serine O-acetyltransferase encodes the protein MAHTRRKLAELDPVWGQIAQEAKAAIADEPLLGGLIHSSVLHHGTFESALAYRISLKLTSNEMPEQILREICDKALASDPSIGLAARADIVAVNDRDPACDRFLLPLLFFKGFQAIQAYRIAHWLWTTGRRDLARFFQMRASEVFGVDIHPAARIGKGIMIDHAHSIVIGETAVVGDNVSMLHSVTLGGTGKEEEDRHPKIGNGVLIGAGAKVLGNIRVGNCSRIAAGSVVLQEVPPCKTVAGVPAKIVGEAGCDQPSVKMDQLLGVRGTDDDASD
- a CDS encoding VOC family protein, whose protein sequence is MAHPFHLAINVTDLGEARAFYGGLLGGIEGRSTETWVDFDFFGHQLSLHLGTPFATQATGKVGDHMVPMPHFGVVLPLDIWRGVAERLTAAAVDFVLPPSVRFEGQPGEQWTMFFRDPSGNPVELKGFADMTTVFAA
- the bfr gene encoding bacterioferritin, with protein sequence MKGDAKVIDYLNQALRSELTAVSQYWLHYRLQEDWGYGRIAAKSRAESIEEMQHADKLIERIIFLGGHPNLQKLDSLRIGQNLRETLEADLAAEHDARTLYIEARGHCESVADYVSKNLFEELITDEEGHIDFLETQIDLYDQLGAERYGLLNASPADEGA
- a CDS encoding O-acetylhomoserine aminocarboxypropyltransferase/cysteine synthase family protein, whose amino-acid sequence is MTYGFDTLQVHAGARPDPATGARQVPIYQTTAYVFRDADHAAALFNLQEVGYIYSRLTNPTVAALQERVATLEGGAGAVCCSSGHAAQIMALFPLMGPGLNVVVSTRLYGGSITQFSQTIKRFGWSAKFVDFDDLGAIEAAIDDNTRAVFCESIANPGGYITDLDAVAAVADKAGLPLIVDNTSATPYLCRPIEHGATLVVHSMTKFLTGNGTVTGGVVVDSGNFNWSASDKFPSLSAPEPAYHGLKFHETFGPLAFTFHGIAIGLRDLGMTLNPQAAHYTLMGIETLSLRMARHVENAEKVAAWLEGHPAVEAVTYAGLKSSPWHDRVARICPKGAGGLFTVALKGGYGACLKLVDSLNLFSHVANLGDTRSLIIHSASTTHRQLTPEQQTAAGAAPNVVRISIGIEDAKDIIADLEQALAKASA
- the hemP gene encoding hemin uptake protein HemP translates to MIRAQTKSDPALVAEAPCHDARALTNGANTALIVLDGQIYTLRITRAGKLILTK